In Persephonella sp. IF05-L8, the following are encoded in one genomic region:
- a CDS encoding cysteine desulfurase family protein, whose translation MIEKRGIVYADHLATTPVPEEIVEAMKPYFTEHFGNPTSLHKLGVQAKKAINRAREQIAELLNVGNPEEIVYTSGAIEANNLAIKGFAKAPGITRRGKHIVVSAIEHHSILHSCKTLEKEGYEVTYIMPDEYGIISPEKVAEAVREDTILVSIGYANREIGTLQDMPALVAAAKEKNPRVVFHSDIAAAVGHTPVNVEEWGLDMASFTGHYFYAPKGVGGLYVKKGVRLKPLIEGGIQEGGRRAGTEPVPLIVGMGAAAELAIKEMDDRVNRLKALRDKLKKGIEEKIPYIQFTGHPEKRLPNHLSLIVMYIEGEAMLLMLDYHKIYTASGSACVSYALKQSHVLAAIGVDKEMSNGSIVFSLGRENTEEDIDYILDKYPAAVQRLREISPFGPENWDEFAKKADKYKNVR comes from the coding sequence ATGATAGAAAAAAGAGGCATTGTTTACGCTGACCATCTGGCAACAACACCTGTGCCTGAAGAGATTGTAGAAGCTATGAAACCTTACTTTACAGAGCATTTTGGAAACCCTACATCTTTGCATAAATTAGGGGTTCAGGCGAAAAAGGCTATAAACAGAGCCAGAGAACAGATTGCAGAGCTTTTAAATGTAGGAAATCCAGAAGAGATTGTTTATACTTCAGGAGCAATAGAAGCAAATAACCTTGCTATAAAAGGATTTGCCAAAGCTCCAGGTATCACAAGAAGGGGAAAACATATTGTTGTTTCTGCTATAGAACACCACTCTATCCTTCACTCTTGCAAAACTCTGGAAAAAGAAGGATACGAAGTTACATACATAATGCCAGACGAATACGGTATTATCTCACCTGAAAAAGTTGCTGAAGCAGTTAGAGAAGACACAATTCTTGTTTCCATTGGGTATGCAAACAGAGAAATAGGAACTCTTCAAGATATGCCAGCACTTGTTGCAGCAGCCAAAGAGAAAAACCCAAGAGTTGTTTTCCATTCTGATATTGCTGCAGCTGTTGGACATACACCTGTTAATGTAGAAGAATGGGGACTTGATATGGCCTCATTTACAGGACACTATTTCTACGCACCAAAAGGTGTAGGTGGTCTATATGTTAAAAAAGGTGTTCGTCTCAAGCCTTTAATTGAAGGTGGTATTCAAGAAGGTGGAAGAAGAGCAGGAACTGAGCCTGTGCCATTGATTGTAGGTATGGGAGCAGCAGCAGAGCTTGCCATCAAAGAAATGGACGACAGAGTAAATAGACTTAAAGCATTAAGAGATAAACTTAAAAAAGGAATTGAGGAAAAAATACCTTATATCCAGTTCACAGGACATCCAGAAAAAAGACTTCCTAACCATCTTTCACTGATTGTTATGTATATTGAAGGTGAAGCTATGCTTCTTATGCTTGATTATCATAAGATTTACACAGCATCAGGTTCGGCCTGTGTTTCCTATGCTCTAAAACAATCTCACGTTCTTGCTGCAATAGGTGTTGATAAAGAGATGTCTAACGGTTCTATTGTTTTCTCCCTTGGTAGAGAAAATACAGAAGAAGATATTGATTACATACTTGATAAATATCCTGCTGCAGTTCAAAGACTTAGAGAAATATCACCATTTGGACCTGAAAACTGGGATGAGTTTGCCAAAAAAGCAGACAAATATAAAAACGTAAGATAA
- a CDS encoding Mrp/NBP35 family ATP-binding protein translates to MALQGVMDTLKNANLEEIGVSFSLADLLRDLRIDGNNVYIKLFSPSEKYHDYLKEKAEKVLKSIGAEQVEVEFTSEPPKQQQPPPQPPPQQNPFENRRRIPGVKKVIAVASGKGGVGKSTVAVNLAAALKKMGYEVGYLDADMYGPSGPTMLGAKDKQVTATPDNKLIPPEAHGIKMMSIGLLLPSEDTPVIWRGPVLFKALSQFLFDINWGEGLDFLIIDLPPGTGDVQITLGQTAEIDGAVIVTTPQDVALIDVKKGIQMFNEVQIPVLGIVENMSYFVCPDNGKAYEIFGKSKTEEIAKQYNTELLGKIPIEPKVAEFADLGIPIVLAKEDSNSAKAFMEIAQNVIRKLSE, encoded by the coding sequence ATGGCACTTCAGGGAGTAATGGACACCCTAAAAAATGCAAATCTTGAGGAAATTGGCGTTAGCTTTTCACTTGCAGACCTTTTAAGAGACCTTAGAATAGATGGGAATAACGTTTACATAAAACTATTTTCCCCAAGTGAAAAATACCATGATTATCTCAAAGAAAAAGCAGAAAAAGTATTAAAATCTATTGGAGCAGAGCAAGTAGAAGTTGAATTTACTTCAGAACCACCGAAACAACAACAACCACCACCACAACCACCTCCACAACAAAATCCTTTTGAAAACAGAAGAAGAATTCCTGGAGTTAAAAAAGTCATAGCTGTTGCCTCAGGTAAAGGTGGAGTAGGAAAATCAACTGTGGCAGTTAACCTTGCAGCAGCCCTCAAAAAAATGGGATATGAAGTAGGATATCTTGATGCTGATATGTATGGTCCTTCAGGACCCACAATGCTGGGAGCTAAGGACAAACAGGTAACAGCAACACCTGATAACAAACTTATTCCTCCAGAAGCCCACGGAATAAAAATGATGTCAATAGGTCTTCTTTTACCTTCAGAAGACACACCTGTAATATGGAGAGGTCCCGTCCTCTTTAAAGCATTATCCCAATTCCTGTTTGATATAAACTGGGGAGAAGGACTTGATTTCCTAATCATAGACCTTCCTCCAGGAACAGGTGATGTTCAGATTACATTAGGGCAAACAGCAGAAATAGACGGAGCAGTTATAGTAACAACTCCTCAAGATGTTGCCCTTATAGACGTTAAAAAAGGAATACAGATGTTCAATGAAGTTCAGATACCTGTTCTGGGTATAGTTGAAAATATGAGTTATTTTGTGTGTCCAGATAACGGAAAAGCCTATGAAATATTTGGAAAATCAAAAACAGAAGAGATAGCAAAACAATATAATACGGAGCTACTTGGAAAAATTCCTATAGAACCAAAGGTGGCTGAATTTGCAGACCTTGGAATACCAATTGTTTTGGCAAAAGAAGATAGCAACTCAGCAAAAGCATTTATGGAAATAGCCCAAAATGTGATAAGAAAATTAAGTGAGTAA
- the cas6 gene encoding CRISPR system precrRNA processing endoribonuclease RAMP protein Cas6 has translation MVEFEFSRIRLEYTALTDFKQPYFLGSSFRGVLGKRLKKIVCIKPREDCKVCEFNKTCPYTVIFETELYLNMPSKYVLQPEYDLKQLKEGDKLNIDITLLGFASNYWEFIIQSLNTVINLGKERFIKQSAVYYYHPFASRYEPLKSVVPRFNAKDFFDIRTGKEEINIRLSPTSLKFGGKYIKANEFNKDYLIKAIVSRVSNVAQNYGNKTDKIFINKSKLEITDQNMKPAPLKRWSNRKKKKMIVPAFEGSFKLKGDINEIYPYLLILENINLGKSTSFGLGVVRTDL, from the coding sequence ATGGTAGAGTTTGAGTTTTCACGGATAAGACTTGAATATACCGCCCTTACAGATTTTAAACAGCCCTATTTTTTAGGTTCTTCATTCAGAGGAGTTTTGGGGAAAAGACTGAAAAAAATAGTTTGTATAAAACCCCGAGAAGATTGTAAAGTATGCGAGTTTAACAAAACCTGTCCTTACACCGTAATTTTTGAAACAGAGCTTTATCTGAACATGCCATCAAAATATGTTCTTCAACCTGAATATGATTTAAAACAATTAAAGGAAGGAGATAAGCTAAATATTGATATAACACTTCTGGGATTTGCTTCTAATTACTGGGAGTTTATTATTCAATCTTTGAATACGGTAATAAATTTAGGAAAAGAAAGGTTTATTAAACAATCTGCCGTTTATTATTACCATCCATTTGCAAGCAGATATGAACCCTTAAAATCTGTTGTTCCCAGATTTAATGCAAAAGATTTTTTTGATATAAGAACAGGAAAAGAAGAAATAAATATAAGGCTTTCTCCTACTTCTCTAAAATTTGGTGGTAAATATATAAAAGCCAATGAGTTTAACAAAGATTATCTAATAAAAGCTATTGTTAGCCGAGTTTCAAATGTGGCTCAAAATTATGGTAATAAAACAGACAAAATATTCATAAATAAATCAAAACTTGAAATCACAGACCAAAATATGAAACCTGCTCCTTTAAAAAGATGGTCAAATAGAAAAAAGAAAAAGATGATTGTTCCAGCCTTTGAAGGAAGTTTTAAGCTAAAAGGTGATATTAATGAAATATACCCATACTTGCTAATACTGGAAAATATAAACCTTGGAAAATCTACCAGCTTTGGTTTGGGTGTAGTTAGAACAGATTTGTAA
- a CDS encoding gamma-glutamylcyclotransferase codes for MEKKFYVFVYGTLRKGYWNHRLLENSEFLGDAITKEKYSLYADGIPYVVKIPKTHIKGEIYEVDKETLKRLDQLEEHPDVYYREEIEVLLNGKPIKAWIYFYPYPEGEFIPSGDYKDYRKI; via the coding sequence TTGGAGAAAAAATTTTATGTTTTTGTTTACGGCACTTTAAGGAAAGGCTATTGGAACCATAGATTATTAGAAAATAGCGAATTCTTAGGAGATGCCATTACAAAAGAAAAATATAGCCTGTATGCAGACGGGATACCTTATGTGGTTAAAATTCCGAAAACACACATAAAAGGGGAAATTTATGAAGTAGATAAAGAAACTTTAAAACGTTTAGACCAGCTTGAAGAACATCCTGATGTTTATTATCGGGAAGAGATAGAAGTGCTATTAAATGGTAAACCTATAAAAGCATGGATTTATTTTTATCCTTATCCTGAAGGGGAATTTATACCATCTGGAGATTATAAGGATTACAGAAAAATATAA